The Cystobacter ferrugineus genome contains the following window.
AAGGTCGCCAAGGACGAGGAGAGCTTCGCGGCGTTCATCAGCAGAAGGCTCGAGAACCTCGACCCGGACCTGGTGAAGCGGATCATCAAGATCGTGGCGCAGACCTATGAGTTCAAGTATGAGTTCCGCGAGTTGGCGGAGCGGAAGCTCAGCGCGCCGATCACCATCTTCAAGGCCCAGGGGGACGACTACTCATTCATCGAGAACCAGAGTGGGTATTCGGCCACGGCTCCGGTCGTCATGGACCTCGAGGCCGATCACTACGGAATGCTCAAGGAGCCGAGCATCGGCGAGCTCCTGAAGATGATTCGCTACCGCCTTCGGACCGAGGGGTAGTAAACCAGCAACAGAGAAGGAGGCCCGCATGCCGCACGTCAACATCAAGTACTTCCCCACTCCGCTCAGTGAGCAGCAGCAGTCCGAGTTGGTCGCGGCGGTCACCCAGGCGGTCAAGAGCGCGCTCAAGTGCGACGAAGGGGTCATTTCGATCGCGCTCGAGCCCGTGGAAAAGGATGCCTGGAATGAACGGGTCTATGTTCCGGAGATCGTGAAGCGCAAGGAGCTGTTGCGCAAGACGCCCAATTACTGACCCCTGATTCGAGACGAGAAATGACGATGCGCCGCAATTCCCATGGGAACGTCCCGCTGGTGTTCAGCGAGGAGGTTTCGGACGCCCTCAGCGCCGGCCGGCCGGTGGTCGCGCTGGAGTCGAATGTCATCACCCACGGCTTGTTGTATCCGGAGAACGCCGCCACCGCCCGCAAGGTGGAAGCCGCCGTCAGGGAGGGAGGTGCGGTTCCCGCGACCATCGGGATCGC
Protein-coding sequences here:
- a CDS encoding tautomerase family protein, coding for MPHVNIKYFPTPLSEQQQSELVAAVTQAVKSALKCDEGVISIALEPVEKDAWNERVYVPEIVKRKELLRKTPNY